DNA from Bacillus sp. Marseille-P3661:
TTGATGAACGACTCCGTCCTGAATGTAAAGCTGGCCTTTTTGTCCATTAACCTTTAATAGTCCTACATTAATTAATTCGTCAGCAGTTTGGATCCATGCTTGATAATCATTTAATGAAATTGGATGTAGGCCATCTACTAATAACATCATTTCATTTGAATAAGGATTAATCCAAGCATAGCCACTTACCCTATCATTCCATTCGGGGCTTATTTCGTATACATCCGTATCATCCTTAACCATGAACGGCTCCTTCAGTGATTGATTGGTAGTATAAGATGCAACTTGAGGTGGTGTCTGCAGATCCGTTGGTTTAATAATATATCCAATTAACATCATAACCATTGCAAAACAAGTAGACATAAAAATAAATGTCGGTTTTGTAAATCGGATACTACTTCGTTCTTTTCTTATACTTTTCATAATTCTCTTTTTAGTATGTGCGGAAGGCCGCTGCTTTTCTGCAAGACCATTAAAGATAGTTAACCATGAATCAAAAACTTCTTTACAATGTTGACACTGTTCCATGTGATTTCTTAAACTATGTTCTTGTGCTTTATGAAGTTCACCACGTACTAATCCAATAATAGATTCTTCATGAACTTGACTATTACATGTCATTCTTTTCACCTCTAGCTTTGGAGAAGCTGTTTTCTACATCAAAATACTTTTTTAAGTTGTGAATACCATAACGAACAAGAGATTTAATCGTTCCTAATGGACGATTTAGCTTATTAGACAGTTCCTGATGGGTATATCCTTTAAAATAGTTACCAACTATTGCTGCTTTTTGTTTAGATGGTAGAGAATCAATCGCTTTATGTATCGCATCTCTTTCAACATTCATTAGAACTTGCTCCTCTACTATACTTCCATCTAATTTAATCTCCTCTAGTTCTTCCTCCACATTGCAAACCGAATGCCTTTGTTTTCGAAGTCGATCCAGACACCTGCTTTTTGTTTTTATTGCAATCCAGGCTTCTATCGATCCCCTGCTGGGATTAAACCCATAAGGATTATTATAAATTTCGATAAAGACATCGTGACAAAGGTCTTCGGCATCAGCTTTGTTTTTTAATATTTTCATTGCAATTCCAAACACCAAACTAACATATTGATCGTAAAATTGCTCGAAAGCTTTAGAGGAACCATTACTGAATCCATATAGTAACTCTTCACCTTTCGTTCTTTTATCCAAAGCAGTCACCCCAAATACTTCTTATTTTAAAAAACCCTTCTACTATTATTACTCTTAACACATCTATTTGGATTTATAAAATCAAAAATTCTTTTAGAAAATTTTAAATCCAAGTAGATATTCTTTACGTACCTCCCTCAATAAAGTTTAAATATCTCTAGAATCCTCACGTATTCTCAAAGTTTCATAAACACCTAATAGTTAACACACCTGAAACAGTGGATAGTATTTGAATTTCTTCAAGTTCCTTACAGGTGGAGGTGCATCCTAACCACCAAACTGGTATAGTTTGGTAATTATTAGTATAACCGTGCTATGAAAACTCCACATAACTCACGGCCGCTAACCCTCCCATGTCTCACCGGATCGGGTCCATACATTCCTTCGTCCTGCGTATCCATAAGGTGGAGGTCGGATATGCTCCTATACTGGGTCATAGCCCGAATGGTAAAAATAAACTCCGACTCTGCACTATTGGTGTTTATCTATTGAGAATATAGAGTATCTAAAGTGTTTTCTGTTTGATTATGCAACCTGTAATAGGTTTTCTTGAGGTATCCCTTGTAATAACTTGGAACCATCAAATTGACATTGTTTATGTCCTATGACAAAAATGACTCGTAATAATTTACAACACAAGGCAATCAGAGACTGCTGTTTCTTTAAAGGTCTATCAGGACGTTTTGTGTAATAATGATGCAGGGCTTTAAACGTTGGATTATGTGCAACCAGAGGACGTATAGCCATATACATAGCCCTTCGTAGTTTACTTCGACCTCG
Protein-coding regions in this window:
- a CDS encoding RNA polymerase sigma factor encodes the protein MDKRTKGEELLYGFSNGSSKAFEQFYDQYVSLVFGIAMKILKNKADAEDLCHDVFIEIYNNPYGFNPSRGSIEAWIAIKTKSRCLDRLRKQRHSVCNVEEELEEIKLDGSIVEEQVLMNVERDAIHKAIDSLPSKQKAAIVGNYFKGYTHQELSNKLNRPLGTIKSLVRYGIHNLKKYFDVENSFSKARGEKNDM
- a CDS encoding anti-sigma factor → MTCNSQVHEESIIGLVRGELHKAQEHSLRNHMEQCQHCKEVFDSWLTIFNGLAEKQRPSAHTKKRIMKSIRKERSSIRFTKPTFIFMSTCFAMVMMLIGYIIKPTDLQTPPQVASYTTNQSLKEPFMVKDDTDVYEISPEWNDRVSGYAWINPYSNEMMLLVDGLHPISLNDYQAWIQTADELINVGLLKVNGQKGQLYIQDGVVHQLEHIMVSKEPLGGSDVPTDPNPFLIKINSN